One segment of Halalkalicoccus tibetensis DNA contains the following:
- a CDS encoding SDR family oxidoreductase, with product MGDVHYDFAGETVIVTGGASGIGRAIALSFGNAGATVIVADMREEPKDPDAQLPTHKAIEEAGGAAEFVETDVADPEQVHSVVEAARDYGGVDVMVNNAGVFIGGSFTEYDSEDLDTGYEVNVRGMFVGTQAAASDMLDRDAEGAIVNTASISSNLAQHGQVAYDTTKGALRMLTRGAALELASEGIRVNATAPGQIATEFTENGTESTQERAGDGEFLKPIPMGRAGFPEDVADATLYLASDAAGYTTGELLSVDGGWQIA from the coding sequence ATGGGCGACGTCCACTACGACTTCGCGGGCGAGACGGTGATCGTTACAGGCGGCGCATCGGGCATCGGCCGCGCGATCGCGCTTTCGTTCGGGAACGCGGGGGCGACCGTGATCGTCGCCGACATGCGCGAGGAGCCGAAAGACCCCGACGCACAGTTGCCGACCCACAAGGCCATCGAGGAGGCGGGAGGGGCGGCCGAGTTCGTCGAGACGGACGTCGCCGACCCCGAGCAGGTCCACTCGGTGGTCGAGGCCGCCCGCGATTATGGGGGAGTCGACGTGATGGTCAACAACGCCGGCGTGTTCATCGGCGGCTCCTTCACCGAGTACGACAGCGAGGACCTCGATACGGGTTACGAGGTCAACGTTCGGGGGATGTTCGTCGGCACGCAGGCCGCCGCGAGCGACATGCTCGACCGCGACGCCGAGGGGGCGATCGTCAACACGGCCTCGATCAGCTCGAACCTCGCCCAGCACGGGCAGGTCGCCTACGACACCACCAAGGGCGCGCTGCGGATGCTCACCCGCGGGGCGGCCCTCGAACTCGCCTCCGAGGGGATCAGGGTCAACGCCACCGCGCCGGGCCAGATCGCCACCGAGTTCACCGAGAACGGCACCGAGAGCACGCAGGAACGCGCCGGCGACGGTGAGTTCCTCAAGCCGATCCCGATGGGACGGGCCGGTTTCCCCGAGGACGTGGCCGACGCCACCCTCTATCTCGCGAGCGACGCCGCCGGCTACACCACCGGCGAGCTGCTGTCGGTCGACGGCGGCTGGCAGATCGCCTGA
- a CDS encoding 3-dehydroquinate synthase II, whose product MTRSVWLKADDAVGDWDARRRRITAGLEAGVDWVLVDESDVERVRELGSVNVAAFRSGGDVHVMDAEEPETDADAEPDAVVIGKKGEGDGTVDLPEDFSGSADLSALRREEEAETGAYVRIHDEYYEAFAEEAAAEADHTIVIGEDWTIIPLENLIARIGEETELIAGVQSAEEARTAFETLEIGADAVLLDSDDPDTIRETVAARDRSEREHLDLEWAEITEIEQTGSADRVCVDTGSLMEGDEGMLVGSMSRGLFFVHAETAESPYVASRPFRVNAGAVHAYVRTPDGGTKYLSELESGDEVQIVDADGNTREAIVGRVKIERRPMFRVEAETDEGDRVATLLQNAETIKVRTREGRKAVTDLEAGDEVLLYYESVARHFGEAVEERIIEK is encoded by the coding sequence ATGACGCGATCCGTGTGGCTGAAGGCCGACGACGCGGTCGGCGACTGGGACGCGCGCAGACGACGAATCACCGCCGGCCTGGAGGCCGGCGTCGACTGGGTGCTCGTCGACGAGTCGGACGTCGAGCGCGTGCGAGAACTCGGCAGCGTGAACGTCGCGGCGTTCCGCTCGGGCGGGGACGTCCACGTGATGGACGCCGAGGAGCCCGAGACCGACGCCGACGCGGAGCCCGACGCCGTCGTGATCGGCAAGAAGGGCGAGGGCGACGGCACCGTCGACCTGCCCGAGGACTTCTCGGGCTCGGCGGACCTCTCGGCACTGCGCCGGGAGGAGGAAGCCGAAACGGGCGCCTACGTCCGCATCCACGACGAGTACTACGAGGCGTTCGCCGAGGAGGCGGCCGCCGAGGCCGACCACACGATCGTGATCGGCGAGGACTGGACCATCATCCCCCTCGAGAACCTCATCGCCCGTATCGGCGAGGAGACCGAGCTGATCGCGGGCGTTCAGAGCGCCGAGGAGGCCCGCACCGCCTTCGAGACCCTCGAGATCGGAGCCGACGCCGTCCTGTTGGACTCCGACGACCCCGACACGATCCGTGAGACGGTCGCGGCGCGCGATCGATCGGAGCGTGAGCACCTCGATCTGGAGTGGGCCGAGATCACCGAGATCGAACAGACGGGCAGTGCGGATCGGGTCTGCGTCGACACGGGCAGCCTGATGGAGGGCGACGAGGGAATGCTCGTCGGCTCGATGTCCCGCGGGCTGTTCTTCGTCCACGCCGAGACCGCCGAGTCGCCCTACGTCGCCTCCCGACCCTTCCGGGTGAACGCGGGGGCGGTCCACGCCTACGTGCGCACGCCCGACGGCGGCACGAAGTACCTCTCGGAGCTCGAGAGCGGCGACGAGGTCCAGATCGTCGACGCCGACGGGAACACCCGTGAGGCGATCGTGGGCCGGGTGAAGATCGAGCGACGCCCGATGTTCCGGGTCGAGGCCGAGACCGACGAGGGCGACCGGGTCGCGACGCTGCTACAGAACGCCGAGACGATCAAGGTACGGACCCGGGAGGGCCGCAAAGCAGTGACGGATCTCGAGGCCGGTGACGAGGTGCTGTTGTACTACGAGTCGGTGGCGCGGCACTTCGGCGAGGCCGTCGAGGAGCGGATCATCGAGAAGTAG
- a CDS encoding zinc ribbon domain-containing protein — translation MSGGSHKRPWLAALFAVLVPGLGHVYLQAWLRALLWFWMAVLSFVLFVPEELVDGVGSVGDAMALSTELPIEAQIALFVVIAISAADAYWQATQTRQRVTGQRCPHCGREIDDLELEFCHWCTEPLPGADAEADKPEPTSR, via the coding sequence ATGAGCGGGGGCTCGCACAAACGACCGTGGTTGGCGGCGCTGTTCGCCGTTCTCGTCCCCGGCCTCGGCCACGTCTATCTGCAGGCCTGGCTGCGAGCCCTGCTGTGGTTCTGGATGGCCGTCCTCTCGTTCGTGCTGTTCGTCCCCGAGGAGCTCGTCGACGGCGTCGGCTCCGTCGGCGACGCGATGGCCCTCTCGACCGAGCTGCCGATCGAGGCCCAGATCGCGCTGTTCGTCGTGATCGCCATCAGCGCCGCCGACGCCTACTGGCAGGCGACCCAGACCAGACAACGCGTCACCGGCCAGCGCTGTCCCCACTGCGGGCGCGAGATCGACGACCTCGAACTGGAGTTCTGTCACTGGTGTACCGAACCGCTTCCCGGCGCCGACGCGGAGGCCGACAAGCCGGAGCCTACTTCTCGATGA
- a CDS encoding AIR synthase family protein, whose amino-acid sequence MSDLGKADREFFDREIYPNLGADREDVRLGPRHGVDFGVVDVADRVLALATDPVFVMPSLGFDRAAWFAFHILMSDVAVSGLRPTHLSIDLNLPAEITDEQFATLWGRMHEEAAELGVSIVTGHTGRYAGCNYPMVGGGTALAVGDPADLVRPDGARAGDEVIVTKGPAIEATGLLAIQFEELLDLDPGAMEAAKDRFYDMSPVRDALVAAAAGPVTAMHDATEGGIYGGLHETARAGGVRIDVEREAVPVMDGVRETCGAFDIDPWISISEGTLLLTVEGGHGEEVLAALDSEGIPAAVVGEASEGEGVYFDGEPVERPERDPFWAAFEEGMQELEGAE is encoded by the coding sequence ATGAGCGATCTGGGCAAGGCCGACCGGGAGTTCTTCGACCGCGAGATCTACCCGAACCTCGGCGCCGACCGCGAGGACGTCCGACTCGGGCCGCGACACGGCGTCGACTTCGGGGTGGTCGACGTGGCCGATCGGGTCCTCGCGCTCGCGACCGACCCCGTCTTCGTCATGCCGTCGCTGGGCTTCGACCGGGCGGCGTGGTTCGCCTTTCACATCCTGATGAGCGACGTCGCGGTCTCCGGGCTCCGACCGACGCATCTCTCGATCGACCTGAACCTGCCCGCGGAGATCACCGACGAGCAGTTCGCGACCCTCTGGGGGCGGATGCACGAGGAGGCAGCGGAGCTCGGCGTCTCGATCGTGACCGGACACACGGGCCGCTACGCGGGCTGTAACTACCCGATGGTCGGCGGGGGCACCGCGCTCGCGGTCGGCGATCCCGCGGACCTCGTCCGGCCCGACGGCGCGCGCGCGGGCGACGAGGTGATCGTCACGAAGGGCCCCGCGATCGAGGCAACGGGGCTGCTCGCGATCCAGTTCGAGGAGCTCCTCGATCTCGATCCGGGAGCGATGGAGGCGGCGAAGGACCGCTTCTACGACATGAGCCCCGTTCGCGACGCGCTGGTTGCGGCCGCGGCCGGGCCCGTCACGGCGATGCACGACGCGACCGAGGGCGGGATCTATGGCGGACTCCACGAGACCGCCCGCGCCGGCGGCGTGCGCATCGACGTCGAGCGCGAGGCGGTGCCGGTGATGGACGGCGTCCGCGAGACCTGTGGGGCGTTCGACATCGACCCCTGGATCTCGATCAGCGAGGGCACCCTGCTGTTGACGGTCGAGGGGGGACACGGCGAGGAGGTACTCGCCGCGCTCGACTCGGAGGGGATCCCGGCGGCGGTCGTCGGCGAGGCGAGCGAGGGCGAAGGGGTGTACTTCGACGGCGAGCCCGTCGAGCGCCCCGAGCGCGACCCGTTCTGGGCGGCCTTCGAGGAGGGAATGCAGGAGCTGGAGGGCGCGGAATGA
- the thiD gene encoding bifunctional hydroxymethylpyrimidine kinase/phosphomethylpyrimidine kinase — protein sequence MSRRVAPHAPPVALSIAGSDSGGGAGIQADIKTMEAHDVFATSAITAVTAQNTQGVAGSHVLPIGEIDAQIEAVTSDFDVGAIKTGMLATSEVVGLVAEKLADYDGPTVIDPVMVAATGDRLLEPEAEAAYEALIGQATLVTPNADEARVLTGINPEDAADARDVGEQLVETGAEAALVKGGHLPTEDVKDVLVTGEGATTFEHARVDTEATHGSGCTLASAIAARLARGEALEGAVEGALDFMERAVRYSLDVGQGPGAVHHLAELRDRAEREPTAEDVEEIVDRFVEEGVSALVPEVGMNVVGATPSAESVSETAAVEGRITRTMTGISPNGGVRFGASSHVARFLLSARELDSDLRYAVSCRFDDEVEGALGALDAPVVEAGDGGFGDEVDGETPAAVIERAETGREATLRIVAPDPETLIGRTLAVHDALD from the coding sequence ATGAGCCGACGAGTCGCACCCCACGCCCCGCCCGTGGCGCTTTCGATCGCGGGCAGCGACTCGGGGGGCGGCGCGGGGATCCAGGCCGACATCAAGACGATGGAGGCCCACGACGTGTTCGCGACGAGCGCGATCACCGCCGTCACCGCCCAGAACACCCAAGGGGTGGCGGGCTCGCACGTTCTCCCGATCGGGGAGATCGACGCCCAGATCGAGGCCGTGACGAGCGACTTCGACGTTGGCGCGATCAAGACAGGGATGCTCGCGACGAGCGAGGTGGTCGGGCTAGTGGCCGAGAAGCTCGCGGACTACGACGGCCCGACGGTGATCGACCCGGTGATGGTCGCGGCGACGGGCGATCGGCTGCTCGAACCCGAGGCCGAGGCGGCCTACGAGGCGCTGATCGGGCAGGCGACGCTGGTGACGCCCAACGCCGACGAGGCGAGGGTGCTGACGGGGATCAATCCCGAGGACGCCGCCGACGCCCGCGATGTCGGCGAGCAGTTGGTGGAGACCGGCGCCGAAGCCGCGCTCGTCAAGGGCGGGCACCTGCCGACCGAGGACGTGAAGGACGTGCTGGTGACGGGCGAGGGCGCGACGACGTTCGAGCACGCGCGGGTCGACACCGAGGCGACCCACGGCTCGGGCTGTACGCTCGCCTCGGCGATCGCCGCCCGCCTCGCGCGCGGCGAGGCCCTCGAAGGGGCCGTCGAGGGGGCACTCGACTTCATGGAGCGGGCGGTCAGATACTCGCTGGACGTGGGCCAGGGTCCGGGCGCGGTCCATCACCTCGCCGAGCTCCGCGATCGCGCGGAGCGCGAGCCGACGGCCGAGGACGTTGAGGAGATCGTCGATCGGTTCGTGGAGGAGGGCGTCTCCGCACTGGTCCCCGAGGTGGGGATGAACGTCGTCGGGGCGACGCCCTCCGCCGAATCGGTTAGCGAGACCGCCGCCGTCGAGGGACGGATCACTCGAACCATGACGGGGATCAGCCCCAACGGGGGCGTGCGCTTCGGCGCGTCGAGCCACGTCGCGCGGTTCCTGCTGTCGGCCCGCGAGCTCGACTCGGACCTCCGGTACGCCGTGAGCTGCCGGTTCGACGACGAGGTGGAGGGGGCGCTCGGCGCGCTCGACGCTCCCGTCGTCGAAGCCGGTGACGGCGGGTTCGGGGACGAGGTGGATGGAGAGACCCCTGCAGCGGTGATCGAGCGCGCCGAGACGGGTCGGGAGGCGACCCTCCGGATCGTCGCGCCCGACCCGGAGACGCTGATCGGGCGGACCCTCGCCGTCCACGACGCGCTGGACTAG
- a CDS encoding 5-formyltetrahydrofolate cyclo-ligase, with the protein MDKQALRERTWDALEEEGIARFPFPPHGRIPNFAGADDAAERLADTAEWRKADTVKANPDAPQLPVRRRAMREDKTLYMAQPRLKSERPFLELDPAEVSDIDEATTVSGVSKHGVPVGPSEMPEIDLVVSGSVAVTEAGARIGKGEGYSDLEFALLRELDLVGDDTPTATTVHETQVIDKAPDPAPHDVPMDLLVTPERVVRTEGGEKPAGIDWSLLSEERIAEIPVLDRVR; encoded by the coding sequence ATGGACAAACAGGCGCTTCGCGAGCGGACCTGGGACGCGCTCGAGGAGGAGGGGATCGCCCGCTTCCCCTTCCCGCCCCACGGCCGGATCCCGAACTTCGCCGGGGCCGACGACGCGGCGGAACGGCTGGCCGACACCGCCGAGTGGCGGAAGGCGGACACGGTCAAGGCGAACCCCGACGCCCCGCAGCTCCCGGTCCGCAGGCGCGCGATGCGCGAGGACAAGACCCTCTACATGGCCCAGCCCCGGCTGAAGAGCGAGCGACCGTTCCTCGAGCTCGACCCCGCCGAGGTGAGCGATATCGACGAGGCGACGACCGTCTCGGGGGTCTCGAAGCACGGCGTCCCGGTCGGGCCGAGCGAGATGCCCGAGATCGACCTCGTGGTGTCGGGAAGCGTCGCCGTGACCGAGGCGGGCGCGCGGATCGGCAAGGGCGAGGGCTACTCGGATCTGGAGTTCGCCCTCCTCCGCGAGCTCGACCTCGTGGGCGACGATACCCCAACGGCCACGACCGTCCACGAGACGCAGGTGATCGACAAGGCCCCCGACCCCGCTCCCCACGACGTGCCGATGGACCTGCTGGTCACGCCCGAGCGCGTGGTTCGGACCGAGGGCGGCGAGAAACCGGCCGGGATCGACTGGTCGCTCCTCTCGGAGGAGCGGATCGCTGAGATCCCGGTCCTCGATCGGGTTCGCTAG
- a CDS encoding cupin domain-containing protein yields MPDGYSVIDVTEAERTPSASSGTDTVDLAAELGCTEMRPRVWDLAPGDAMSYHRQREQEEFYYVLEGPARIRIGEERLDVPEGTALRIPPETPRQVFNDTDGDHQWLIIGAPPAENDGEVLE; encoded by the coding sequence ATGCCGGACGGATACAGCGTCATCGACGTCACCGAAGCGGAGCGAACGCCCTCGGCCTCGTCGGGGACCGACACCGTGGACCTCGCGGCCGAGCTGGGCTGTACGGAGATGCGCCCGCGGGTCTGGGACCTCGCGCCGGGCGACGCGATGAGCTACCACCGCCAGCGCGAACAGGAGGAGTTCTACTACGTCCTCGAGGGGCCCGCCCGGATCCGGATCGGCGAGGAGCGACTGGACGTCCCCGAGGGGACCGCGCTCAGGATCCCGCCCGAGACCCCGCGGCAGGTGTTCAACGACACGGACGGGGACCACCAGTGGCTGATAATCGGCGCGCCCCCCGCGGAGAACGACGGCGAGGTGTTGGAGTAG
- the mutS gene encoding DNA mismatch repair protein MutS, producing the protein MTEGGIVGEFLGLKEGTDADLLAMQCGDFYEFFAADAELVAEELDLRVSEKSSHGSSYPMAGVPLSELTPYLKALVERGYRVAVAEQYDTDDGGHAREITRVATPGTLIETSDDDARYLAGVVRVAEDCYGLAFAEVTTGRFLVTRVEGEDAAARAITECYRYDPVEILPGPELREDEDFLESLSERTDAEVTNHEANAFAPGAATHTTREQFGRETLSSLDLEPEGPEVRAAGAVLSYVEETGLGVLPSMTRLQPYGADDFASCDVTTQRNLEITETMTGAGRSLFGTVDHTVTSAGGRLLKEWLGRPRRSLRELHRRQESVAALAERALAREDLRELLGEAYDLERLAGRATHGSADAHALLRVRDSLAVLPKLADLIAGDDRLADSPLSEIVERPDREAAAGLREALDEGLADDPPKTLREGGLIERGYDAELDELVGRHEEALEWIDTLGEREKETHGITHLQVDRNKTDGYYIQVGKSEAEDVPEKYRQVKTLKNSVRFTTDALEEREREVLRLEEQRGELEYELFCELRERVARRATLLQDVGRAIAELDTLASLATHAVENRWIRPELEDSRALDIEAGRHPVVERTTEFVPNDLSLTDDREFLIVTGPNMSGKSTYMRQVALIVLLAQVGSFVPAERARIGLVDGIYTRVGALDELAQGRSTFMVEMGELSNILHSATDESLVILDEVGRGTATYDGISIAWATTEYLHNEIRAKTLFATHYHELTALADHLPRVENVHVAVDDSGDDVTFLRTIREGPTDRSYGVHVAQLAGVPDPVVSRSDEVLERLRAEKAIEAKGGDASADGGSGTQQVVFDVGSGEMTTASADGGSEDEGSMPDGEPEGALDPETEAVLSELSGLELADVSPVELMTRVQEWQGRVDE; encoded by the coding sequence ATGACAGAGGGCGGGATCGTCGGGGAGTTCCTCGGGCTCAAGGAGGGAACCGACGCCGATCTGCTGGCGATGCAGTGTGGGGACTTCTACGAGTTCTTCGCCGCCGACGCGGAGCTGGTAGCGGAGGAGCTCGACCTCAGGGTCTCGGAGAAGTCCTCCCACGGCTCGTCGTATCCGATGGCCGGGGTGCCCCTCTCGGAGCTCACTCCCTATCTGAAGGCGCTGGTCGAACGGGGCTACCGGGTCGCGGTCGCAGAGCAGTACGACACCGACGACGGGGGTCACGCCCGTGAGATCACGCGCGTGGCGACGCCGGGCACCCTCATCGAGACGAGCGACGACGACGCGCGCTACCTCGCGGGGGTCGTCCGCGTCGCCGAGGACTGCTACGGGCTCGCGTTCGCGGAGGTCACGACGGGGCGCTTTCTCGTCACCCGGGTCGAGGGCGAGGACGCCGCGGCCCGCGCGATCACCGAGTGCTACCGCTACGACCCCGTCGAGATCCTGCCGGGGCCCGAGCTCCGCGAGGACGAGGACTTTCTCGAGTCGCTCTCGGAGCGAACCGACGCCGAGGTGACGAACCACGAGGCGAACGCCTTCGCGCCCGGGGCGGCGACCCATACCACCAGAGAGCAGTTCGGCCGCGAGACCCTCTCGAGCCTGGATCTCGAGCCGGAGGGCCCGGAGGTCCGCGCGGCGGGCGCGGTGCTCTCGTACGTCGAGGAGACGGGACTGGGGGTGCTCCCCTCGATGACGCGCCTGCAGCCCTACGGCGCCGACGACTTCGCCTCGTGTGACGTGACCACCCAGCGCAACCTCGAGATCACCGAGACGATGACCGGCGCGGGCCGGTCGCTGTTCGGGACGGTCGACCACACCGTCACGAGCGCGGGCGGCCGGCTGCTGAAGGAGTGGCTCGGGCGACCCCGGCGGTCGCTTCGCGAGCTCCATCGCCGCCAGGAGTCGGTGGCGGCGCTCGCAGAGCGCGCGCTGGCCCGCGAGGACCTCCGGGAGCTGCTCGGGGAAGCCTACGACCTCGAACGCCTCGCGGGACGGGCGACCCACGGCAGCGCCGACGCCCACGCCCTCCTGCGGGTGCGCGACAGCCTGGCGGTTCTGCCGAAGCTCGCCGACCTGATCGCGGGCGACGACCGCCTCGCGGACTCACCCCTCTCGGAGATCGTCGAACGCCCGGACCGCGAGGCCGCGGCGGGGCTCCGCGAGGCGCTCGACGAAGGGCTGGCCGACGACCCGCCGAAGACGCTACGGGAGGGCGGGCTGATCGAGCGGGGCTACGACGCCGAGCTCGACGAGCTGGTCGGGCGCCACGAGGAGGCCCTCGAGTGGATCGATACCCTCGGCGAGCGCGAGAAGGAGACTCACGGGATCACCCACCTGCAGGTCGACCGCAACAAGACGGACGGCTACTACATCCAGGTCGGAAAGAGCGAGGCCGAGGACGTTCCCGAGAAGTACCGCCAGGTGAAGACGCTGAAGAACTCGGTGCGCTTCACCACGGACGCCCTCGAGGAGCGAGAACGCGAGGTCCTCCGACTCGAGGAACAGCGCGGCGAACTCGAGTACGAGCTCTTCTGCGAGCTGCGCGAGCGCGTGGCGAGGCGGGCGACCCTGCTCCAGGACGTCGGGCGGGCGATCGCCGAGCTCGATACCCTGGCGAGCCTCGCGACCCACGCGGTCGAGAACCGCTGGATCCGCCCCGAGCTCGAGGACTCGCGGGCGCTCGACATCGAGGCGGGTCGCCACCCGGTCGTCGAGCGGACCACCGAGTTCGTCCCCAACGACCTCTCCCTGACCGACGACCGGGAGTTCCTGATCGTCACCGGCCCGAACATGAGCGGCAAGTCGACCTACATGCGCCAGGTCGCGCTGATCGTCCTGCTGGCCCAGGTGGGCAGCTTCGTCCCCGCCGAGCGCGCGCGGATCGGGCTGGTTGACGGGATCTACACCCGCGTGGGCGCGCTCGACGAGCTCGCGCAGGGGCGCTCGACGTTCATGGTCGAGATGGGCGAGCTCTCGAACATCCTCCATTCGGCGACGGACGAGTCGCTGGTGATCCTCGACGAAGTGGGCCGGGGAACCGCGACCTACGACGGGATCAGCATCGCCTGGGCGACCACCGAGTACCTGCACAACGAGATCCGCGCGAAGACGCTCTTCGCGACCCACTATCACGAGCTGACGGCGCTCGCGGATCACCTCCCGCGCGTCGAAAACGTCCACGTGGCCGTCGACGACAGCGGCGACGACGTCACCTTCCTGCGGACGATCCGCGAGGGGCCGACGGATCGGTCCTACGGCGTGCACGTCGCGCAGCTCGCGGGCGTTCCCGATCCCGTCGTCTCGCGGTCGGACGAGGTGCTCGAGCGCCTGCGAGCGGAGAAGGCGATCGAGGCGAAGGGCGGAGACGCGAGCGCGGACGGCGGCTCGGGGACCCAGCAGGTGGTCTTCGACGTCGGCTCGGGCGAGATGACGACGGCCTCGGCCGACGGGGGAAGCGAGGACGAGGGATCGATGCCGGACGGGGAGCCCGAAGGAGCGCTCGACCCCGAGACCGAGGCGGTGCTCTCGGAGCTGTCGGGCCTCGAACTGGCCGACGTCTCGCCCGTCGAGCTGATGACGCGGGTCCAGGAGTGGCAGGGGCGGGTCGACGAATGA